The following proteins come from a genomic window of Lolium rigidum isolate FL_2022 chromosome 5, APGP_CSIRO_Lrig_0.1, whole genome shotgun sequence:
- the LOC124651490 gene encoding U-box domain-containing protein 40-like, with the protein MGAARPRRWRLPFQRSAPSSPSSKSSAVPYSPARSAAAAENEIKWEQQQEAAPPELVCPILGALMADPVILPSGHTYERACLQACADLSFFPPGAGSGSDAMIPNSALKAAIGTWCARSGRVAPRPPSREAARAAVLRAMPPPPPAPAAAAEAKSVRTRRAATASSSNSSYSSPPSAASTSTYTSSSSEITPAEDDAAQAAAKPDVAPVDPLEDEVVATVMDADEDGEVAAALALLREATRESAERRRALCTPRLLAALRRVLLIPRHASARVDATAALVNLSLEPANKVRIVRAGAVPALVEVLRCSAGGGSEAREHAAGALFGLALAEENRAAIGVLGAVPPLLDLFTSPAQHPRARRDAGMAMYHLSLAAVNQTKVARFPGAPKALLAVASSAAEPTPIRRLALMVVCNVGGCAEGRAALMDAGAVASVSGILLSGNDDTSTRVAELEEWCVAAIYALSRGSLRFRGLARAAGADRALRRVAEEGTPGGVRREMARKTLRAMRGDLDEEADLTGSSLECGDGGGEDCGGSIVSDGLMSFRRRQRDVGAASGGNTAEF; encoded by the coding sequence ATGGGCGCGGCGCGTCCACGGCGCTGGCGGCTCCCCTTCCAACGCAGCGCGCCCTCGTCCCCATCCTCCAAGTCCTCCGCCGTCCCCTACTCGCCCGCgcgctccgcggcggcggcggaaaacGAGATAAAGtgggagcagcagcaggaggccGCGCCGCCGGAGCTCGTCTGCCCGATCCTCGGCGCGCTCATGGCCGACCCCGTCATCCTGCCGTCCGGCCACACCTACGAGCGCGCCTGCCTCCAGGCCTGCGCCGACCTCTCCTTCTTCCCCCCCGGCGCCGGCTCGGGCTCCGACGCCATGATTCCCAACTCCGCCCTCAAGGCCGCCATCGGCACCTGGTGCGCCCGATCCGGCCGCGTCGCGCCGCGGCCCCCGTCCAGAGAAGCTGCTCGGGCGGCAGTGCTCCGCGcgatgcctcctcctcctccggctccggctgcggcggcggaggccaAGTCTGTTCGAACCcggagggcggcgacggcgagctcctCCAACTCGTCCTACTCCTCCCCGCCCTCCGCCGCGTCCACCTCCACCTAcacgtcctcctcctcggagatcaCCCCCGCGGAGGACGACGCGGCACAGGCGGCCGCGAAGCCCGACGTGGCGCCGGTTGACCCGCTGGAGGACGAGGTGGTGGCGACGGTgatggacgcggacgaggacggcgaGGTGGCGGCCGCGCTGGCCCTGCTCCGCGAGGCCACGCGGGAGAGCGCGGAGCGGCGCCGCGCGCTCTGCACGCCGCGCCTGCTCGCGGCGCTCCGGCGCGTGCTGCTCATCCCGCGCCACGCCTCCGCCCGCGTCGACGCCACCGCCGCGCTGGTGAACCTCTCCCTCGAGCCGGCCAACAAGGTGCGCATCGTGCGCGCGGGCGCCGTCCCGGCGCTCGTCGAGGTGCTCCGCTGCTCCGCGGGCGGCGGCTCGGAGGCGCGCGAGCACGCGGCGGGGGCGCTCTTCGGCCTCGCGCTCGCCGAGGAGAACCGCGCAGCCATCGGCGTGCTCGGCGCGGTGCCGCCGCTGCTCGACCTGTTCACCTCCCCCGCCCAGCACCCGCGCGCGCGGCGCGACGCCGGGATGGCGATGTACCACCTCTCGCTCGCCGCCGTCAACCAGACCAAGGTCGCCCGCTTCCCGGGCGCGCCCAAGGCCCTGCTCGCGGTCGCGTCCAGCGCGGCGGAGCCCACGCCCATCCGGAGGCTGGCGCTCATGGTCGTCTGCAACGTGGGCGGCTGCGCCGAGGGCCGCGCCGCGCTGATGGACGCGGGCGCCGTGGCGTCCGTCTCCGGGATCCTCCTCTCAGGCAATGACGACACCAGCACTCGCGTCGCGGAGCTGGAGGAGTGGTGCGTGGCGGCGATCTACGCGCTGAGCCGCGGCAGCCTGCGGTTCCGGGGCCTGGCGCGGGCGGCGGGGGCGGACAGGGCGCTCCGGCGCGTGGCAGAGGAGGGCAcccccggcggcgtgcggcgcgAGATGGCGAGGAAGACGCTCCGGGCCATGCGGGGCGACCTGGACGAGGAGGCGGACCTGACCGGCAGCAGCCTCGagtgcggcgacggcggcggggaggaCTGCGGCGGGAGCATCGTGTCGGACGGGCTCATGTCGTTCCGGCGCCGGCAGCGCGACGTCGGGGCCGCGTCGGGCGGCAACACCGCCGAGTTCTGA
- the LOC124651509 gene encoding zinc finger AN1 domain-containing stress-associated protein 17-like: MARRGTEAFPDLGAHCDREDCNQLDFLPFDCDGCGKVFCADHRTYRDHGCARAADQGRTVVVCEACGDAIERAAGAGTDAEILEAHARSRRGCDPARKLKPRCPARRCKETLTFSNTSVCKGCGQKVCLKHRFPADHECATRGSPAGAAAARRAGDCGRDAHKVRDGGGWALPPLIRNFRMF; this comes from the coding sequence ATGGCGCGGCGGGGCACGGAGGCGTTCCCGGACCTGGGCGCGCACTGCGACCGGGAGGACTGCAACCAGCTCGACTTCCTGCCCTTCGACTGCGACGGCTGCGGCAAGGTCTTCTGCGCCGACCACCGGACGTACCGGGACCACGGCTGCGCGCGCGCCGCCGACCAGGGCCGCACCGTCGTCGTATGCGAGGCCTGCGGCGACGCCATCgagcgcgccgccggcgccgggacCGACGCCGAGATCCTCGAGGCGCACGCCAGGTCGCGCCGAGGCTGCGACCCGGCCAGGAAGCTCAAGCCGCGCTGCCCCGCGCGGCGGTGCAAGGAGACGCTCACCTTCTCCAATACCAGCGTCTGCAAGGGGTGCGGTCAGAAGGTGTGCCTCAAGCATCGGTTCCCCGCCGACCACGAGTGCGCTACGCGCGGGTCCCCGGCGGGGGCAGCCGCGGCGAGACGGGCCGGCGACTGCGGCCGCGACGCGCACAAGGTcagggacggcggcgggtgggcgCTGCCGCCGTTGATCCGGAATTTCAGGATGTTTTGA